The sequence agagaggccgcagagggagggagagtTTCGTCGTCATTGCGACGCTTAGATGCACATTGTGGGAGAGAGATCGCCGGGCCCCGGGCCCCGGGCCCCGCAGGGTTTCTCTGGTTTTTCAAAGAGCCTTGTTTTCGTGAGGGATGCGCTCAGCAACGTCGCCTGTTGCCTGgttcgcgcctctctcctttttCCTACCCTGCCTTGGCCTCGCAAGCACAGAACAGTCTCATCGTACAGACTCTATGTGCAATGAATGTTATTCTGTCTCAACAAAGATAGAAAGATAAAAAACGACACctcgcgagaggcgcatcCCGGCGCAGCCTGTTATCCCAGCACGAAACCCGTGGCGAAAAAACTGCGCTTGGCAAGCAGGCATCGCACGCGGATGAGAACAAACGCCGAGGAACTGCACAGGTTGCTCTCGTGTAGGGGTTGATTTGCGGTGCAGAGTAGTGTATTTTTGGGGCTGTTAAGGCTGCTTTCAATGGAGATCCCTCCCCAGGGTTATTCAGGACACAACGCCTTGCCTACATGCAACTTTCGAGTGCCTGCCTGGGGTAGCGTCGGCGGAGTCGCCAGGCGCACTCTTTGGATTCGCTGTGTCATGGGCCGTGCCGGGGCGTCGAGGGTCGCTGTGCCATCTGCGTGCTCGCCGTGCTCCATCTGCATTCAGTGTTAACGCTGGAAGAGTCAGGGCCCGCCCACAAGAAAACTAGTGAGAACGCTGCAGGCCATACGCTCCGcccctggaggcgcaggggacCTTTTAGAGACGCCGGACGTGGGCAGCCAATCAGTACGGTAGACCAACCACCGCTCTTTTCCCACTGTGTGCATGCCAGTGTTTCACTTGACGCTAATTAAGTTGATGTCGCCGGAGCGTTTGCATGTCCGCTCGTCTGGTcaccgcgcgcctccgttTCGTGGCTAATCGTGTGGAGCCTAGCAGCAAGCAGCCACTTCTGCATGTTAACTACCCCTCCTAGAGCTTTCgtttccctcctcttcttaCTCGCAGTTGCGCGAGAATTCGCCTATGTGACGGTTctgccgcttctccgctGACCTCGGGCCATGGCGTTGCGCGCCCAGTGTGCGAAGTCGGGGGGGCCGACAGCACTTCCTGTGTCTCGGAAGGGAGACTCTCTTAAAGCAGTCTGGCGCCACACGCCCTCCTGCGCACTGCCCCGAAACAGATCTACTTCTgttcgcgcctgcagcatTCTGACTGGAgggtgtctctctcgtctgcccAGCAGTGGGCAGCACACACTTGCTTTGTACCCTCGTTACGCAGGCTCCTGAAAACTTGAGTTATTTCGCACACTGCAGGCCTCTGGCTAGCCTCTCGCCTTTACGCCACAACACTGGCCCTTGCTTGACGGAAAGAGAACCTTCATCGGCGCTGCCTTGGGAAAAGGCGACGAGCGCTCTCGCTTCCAGGgccagcggagagacgagggGGCCCACCGAGATCCTGAAAAGAAGCGTTCCTCGGTTCAGAAGAGCGTCCTACTCTAATAGGTTGGTGAAAGTGACGACGGGGAAGGAAATGAACCACTGAAAGACTCTATCAAAGGAAAAAATACGGAACGAGCACGCGCCAGCTCCGGCGATGGCCCCCCACGGCGTtgaggtgtatgtacaccacGTTGCTTGGGGAAGAGGGCCTCGGATGGAGCCCACTGAGTTTTACACTCTTTCTTCCCTGCAAGTCACGCGTCGTTTTGTCCGATGATGACGTTATTGCCTTTCTACGTggcctctctcccctctttGGAATTTGGCGAGAAATCCGCCTTGTCTGCTTTTCCCGCGCCTTTTCCGGCACGCGTCGTCCATGTAGCTGGGCCAACTGTTTTTCGTTTGTTTCCGTCACCGCTGGCGAGCCAAAGGATTTGTCTACTTTGAAACAGGGGACTGTGTCTTTTCTTCTGACAGCAATCGATCTTGTCCCTCCGTGAAAAAGCGGACATCTGGCTCCTTTTCCGTCTTCAAAGAGAAATCCTGAACCACACCTTCCTTGGCGCCttgtctcctccctcttgcAGCGTGACGTCCTCAAGCAACAGTTTGACCTTCCCTTTCAACAGCTGCCTCATTTTCCCCGGGTTCTGAGATCCGGCAGTATTCATTCGTGCGGTTCTGCTCTGCTATCCCCCCATCGGGGTAACCTCTGCTCGCGCCTTTTCCCCGTCTCCGTCGGTTCTGGTATTTGTCTTGTATACTGCTgtcgagggcctcgcgaTTCTCGGCAtctccctgcgcctccgctccaTGGAGCAGCTTTTTTCAGTCGTGTCCTTCACTGAATGACCCACCTTCGTACCCTTCTCTCCATTCTTCGTCGGTCTCCATTGCCTTGCAGCGACATCCggttcgcctccgcagctgccgctttttttctctgcaccAACTTGCTCTTTGCTGGCGGGCGTGTCTTTTCCTGATTTTTAAGTAGGGCGCCTCAGCGATGCGAGAAGAGCCCCCGCGGGGGTGTGTGTTCGTCTCCGCAGTTCCCTGCCGATTGCAGGCGTTGTGATCCGGATCGCCATCCTCCGTCCCAGGAGCTCTGTGCCCCTGGAGAATAGAAAAGACATCCCTCGAAACAGTTTCATTCTCACCCGCCGCCCTGCTCACTGTGGCATTCCATTTTGATCCCGCCCGTTCCTCTCCCTTCTGCGCGGGggctggcggcctctgcgcgtggctggctccatcgcctcgtcgcctctgcatcCCAATCCGGCGCTGAGTCTCCcttatctctctctccctgctccTTGCACTGTTCTCTACACCCTTTCTCCGCGAAAACCTTTCCGCTTTCTTGCGCGTGTCTGAAACCTCTGACACTTCCTCCGTTTGTTCCcttttctgtttcctcttttcgCGTCCCCTCGCTCTGTTGCAgcccctcccctcctcccacgcgcgcggcgcggctcggtCTCTCTGCGGTTTGGCGGCTACAGCCGCCGCAGTTACCGCCGAGCTCTGGGGGGCGCGGACTCTCTCTGAGGGCGGGCCAGGCGTCAGCGGCGTCAGCGGCGTCAGCCTTGTGTCgagcgcctgtcgcgcgtcgccgttccCCCACAGGGGCCTCGAAGCCTTCCGCAATGGCGTTGCTTTTCGGCGTCGACGTGCAGCATCTCTCGCTGCTTGTCTCGCtggcctcgctggcgctgaCCTTTTGGTACTACACGAACATGGTGCTGCTGACGCAGCACCTGCAAGAGGCGAACACGATGAACGTGATTTACGCGGACTACTCGTCGCCCAAGAccctggcggcgctggagtACATTGAGGACTTCATCGAGCGTTACGGGATCGACGAGTATCCGTTCGccttcctgcagcagcggaagcagggcagcgaggagggccGGCAGCTGGAtcgtgcgcgccgccacctgaCGCAGTGGTTCTCGCGCGTGGAGTACTTTTACCACTTTGGCTACttgaagcgcgaggcgctgcgcaagttccccggcgccgagcgcgccaAGTACTTCCTTGACCGCGTGGAGCCCCTCGAGTTCGTCAGCCGCAAAACCACCCGCCGCAAACACGCCGGGGTCTTTgacttcctccgcgcgctgtaCCATCTCAAGAAACACACCCTCCGTCCAGCCTTCGTCGAAAAAGTGAGCCAACTcctcgacgcggaggaattgcgccgcggcgaccacgCTGGCTCCCGTCCcggggaggcagcggccgcggagccgcgcgcggcagccggcgccgcagaggcgcgcggagaggggaAGAGCGACGAAGGACAAGACGCCGTGCgaggggaggcgggcgcgagcgaagcgGGCGGGGGCCCAGACCGCGCGGCCGAGTccccgcaggcggaggccgtAAAGGGAGAcacgggcgacgcggggggcgccgtggcggcggaggcggaggcaaaggccgcggagcagcggcgggctGAGGGCCTCGGACTGCTGAGCGGAGAAGGCACGTCTGCGTTCGAGaactcgacgccgcggaggcgcttcaACGCGTACGCGATGGAAAGcaccggcgcggagggcgaagaagacgaagaggacgatgACGACTCCgagcccgaggcgcgcggcgacacagcagaggaagacgacgaggagagcgccgagGATCTCAAgggggaggcagaagagggaACAAAAGTGAAGCCGAAAGACGCAAAAGACGACAGAGGAGGACgtgcaggcgcggagagccaGAAGGCTTCTGAGCGAgcgccgggcggcgcgccagacggGACAGACCAAAGGGGAGAAGAGTTGTAGGGGCCAGcgagcttctgcagcgcgccgccaaCACAGGCGCCAGGGCTGGGTCGCCGCGAGAGTGcgcggcctcaggcgccgactccgacgaggcgacgcgcagcttcGAGGCCTAGGGAAGCAGACGAACTGGAAAAGAGACACGTGACCCGTCACAGCAGCGTCTAGACTGCGCACAGAAGTGAGAGCCAgtcgcgacggcgaggaatGGAGAGTGATGTCGTGAAGGAAAAGCGGCTTTAGGGCTTAGGGTTGAACTGAGAAGGTGGCGCCGAGAGGCCCCCGGTCGCGCGCTCTGCTCTCGAGCGTGcatcggcgccgcagggggcgcgtctccttccggCCTTTGCATCAGCGCCTCACGGCTTGTTACACGGGCCTGGAAGGAGCCGGGCTGCACGCGAGATGTAGTCCCGTGgatggcggcgggcgagagaTCCAATGAAGGCAGTTCGAATTGAAGAGTCTCGCCTGGCGGAGTTcgccgagagagcgagagcgccgcgtccttcTAGCTACGTGGAAGAAATACGATGATGCCCctcgacagcgccgcggcactGCCGGCGAGACTCTCCGCCgatgtcgcgcgcgcgtggggCCGCAGAGGGGCAGCGTGGAGGCAACCAACTCGCGAAGAGGGTGTCTCGTGGGATGGAAGACCAAGATAGATACAGTCAACTATATTTGGCCTGCCTCTCGAGCCCTACAGAAGAGCCCAGGATGCGTGCGCCGCCCCGTCGTGTGCGCAGCGCCCCGTTCACTAAAGTGCACATCCGTGGCGGAAAATGGATTTTGAGGACTGGAGGATTTCCTGGGATCCGCCAGTGTTGTAGTGTCGTCGCTAGGCAGAACTGCTCAGACTGCTAGCCAAGCCCGTCGATATGTGTATCGGCATGCGCTGGTATGCCTTTTCTGCCTGGAGTGAACCTCCGCAGACTACCTAACTGTGAAGAAGCCACAGTTGACTTGCTTCCCACTGGCTCTGCAGCGTCCTCTGTCACGAAATGCACTCCCTGCACGATTAAACTGGCCCCAGCCAAGTCTCACCCTCGCTCCAGATTGTGATTTTTATCTGCTGCCCTGTTGTAGCTTTCGTTTCTAGCAGGCGATAGACTAAGGCCCGATATTTCGCGAGTACCGGCGCAGGTACCCGAACTTTTCACCCCAATTTCTTATAGATACACCTCTGGGCTGCCCAGCCATTGAGCGAGTGCGCATCACACAGCAACCGTGGGAGCAAGGAGAGGTTCCCCAAGCGACGTGAGATATGCCGGCGCGGACTGCAGACTGCGGGGAAAAGGCCTTCTCCTCACAGGGGGACGAGAGAAGCCCCGAAAAAGACTGAAGATGGATGATCACGTGCCTTTCGCTCTTTGTGAGAGCTCGTCGGAAAGGGTTAACGCGAAAAATGCGACTCCGCGGAACTCTTTACTGCGCGGCTGTTGTTTCATGACCATGCAGCCAGCAGCCGCATGCTTCACGTGGATGGCTGGGTCACAGCATACACGAAATGCGATAGAAAGCGACGCAAACATGCCTTGCAGCGCCTAGGAAAGGACACAAACGGGCACAAGAAACGGAGGAAACACGCATGAATGCAGACGGAATTCTGAGAATCAACATGAACGCAAGACTGAACCATGCCCTGAGGCGACCACCAGCACGAAAACGTTCCTCCCCCGAGGTACCACAGCAGCCGTCACTGTTTAGAGGTGGGCCCCTTCTGTCTTCGTTGCACATCCATTTCGTTTTTCGTGTCACTCGCGGCGTCGTTCTCACTGATGGAGGATGTCGTCTCCCCCACGACTCGTTCACAGGCCACCTAGACCGCGAACGactttctgcgtcgcctccttcgggTCTTCTGACCCTCTagagcagccgcagcgaaggccgcagcgacAGGGTCCTCGTCCTCATCGTCGGCTCTTCTGTCGCGAGTCTCGCACGTCGTgagagctcgccgcgctcgtgTTTGTCTCTGTTcacgtcgccctccgcaggcaTCCTCGAAGCTCCACGGGGAAGCCGAGGCTCCGACCTCCGTCTCGTCCCCCCGCGCACTGAAGAACGAGGAGATGCTGGatctctgccgcggccgacGATCTCGCCTTTCGTCGTCCCTgggctcctcgtcgcgccccTCCCCACGGCCCCGACCGACCGCGGTCGGGGAGGCGAGAGCAGACAGCGGTCTgcacccgcgcgcggcgggggacgTGCTGTCACCCCGCGCTGGGGATAAAAGGcctttctcgccgtcgcgcggacccaactgccgcggcgaggaaTAATCTGCAAAGCCTGGAGAAGCTGGACAGCCCGCGGGGGGTCGCGACTGGGGGCGTAACTCCGGCGGAAGAGACGTGCTCGGCCTGTCGGTGTCGGCGGCAcacagcggcggcaggcgcactCGAACTGGCGACTCCCGTCTGAGGAAAAAACAACGACAAAGACACGGTGACGCAACCAATGAGagacaagaagagagacacgcgtgTCACAGTTCAAGTGCTCATCTTTTAGCCCCTGTGGGTCCTCTCGGCATCGTCTTCTACGCCGCCGAGAACCCCCAAACGCTCTCTACGCAGTCTGAGCTCTATCGCCCACGCCAcctgcgtcgcctgaggCTCGGGCCCGACCTGCTCGAAGTGTCTGCGTCGGGGCCGGGGGTCGGGCCTGCTTCCGGCAGCGTGTTGTACTCGGGACTGCATGTCGAGGCCAGAAGCCCGTGGACAGCTCTCCAGTGGGGCGAGCGCGGTGAGCACTCAGGacgtcgctgcggctctctgaAGTCCGCCTCTAgttgcctcgcgcctctgcaggcgtctgcgaagCCTAGGGGGGGTGACCCCGtccggctgccggcgaccgGCGAGAAGGGCCCCAGCACGGGCCCACCGGGGTCTCTTCGGCCGGCTGCCCCCGCGAAGCCCGGGCCGCCCGCGTGCGTGGCGAAGGGACAGCTGTCTCCActggcgccctcgtcgtcggagACACGCGGGAGCGCACTGAACGTGGGTATGCCCCCCCCCAGGTCTGCCTTGGCTGAgcggccgtcggcggcgtctccgccccccccagcCTGTGGAGTGTGCTGTGCAACGGAGACGGTCTTCCACGGCAGCCGCTGGAGTCTGCGTAGGCCTCGGGCgacgggcgggcgcggaggccttgCGGCGAGTTTCCCGCTGAGTAAAACCCGAGAGCGAGGGaatccgcagacgccgagacgccCGCCTCCCCAGGCGTGGCCCCATACGCCGTCTGGTGGTACACACTGGGAGACGGAAAGATCGACTTGACGGAGCCCGGCGGGATGTTTGTgtcgagcggcgccgcactcAGACCGAGGGACGACGTCGCGCaagcctgcgcgcgctcggcCGTGCGTTGCACGCGTTCAGACTCCGCCATGTACCCGGGGGACAGCGGAGGGAGCAGGGCTCCGCGGGCCCCGGGGAGACTGTGTtgtgccgcgggcgcgggagacgaggtGTGAAGCGCCGTATGGAAGGCAaacgacgcgggcgaggagggcgccgagacgcACTGCGGATGCGCGATTCCGCTCGGCGATAGGAGGGGCCCTGCGttcgcagctgcgtgcggcgaggacgcgggcgagcaCGGGTGGGACCGCAGGACCTCTGAGGGAATCTCGATGTGGGGCCCCGGAGACACGAGGTCGGCACCCCCTCCATACCCATTGGGCTCCAAGCCTGTCCCCGCGGGCCTGTGAGACGTGGTCACGATGCGAGGCGTCGAAAgcccagcggcgcaggcggccaTGCTCAGCGGAGGCATCGACGAAGGCGCTtgcgacggcgagcacgGCCTAAGAACCGTACCAGAAGCCGCGTAAGGATGGAGGAAGGGCGACGATGAAGTGCCTGGATtgagagggaggcgcgcacCGGGGGGGGCATGTGGAGATGATGCATGCATTGGAGAATGCAGCGCCCCGCCCACTGGGGAGGAAGGGAACGCAGGCGACCCGCCGTTCATTGGCGatcgcgcggctgcatgcgcaacACAGACAAATCGCACAGAAAAGGTAGCACGACCTCACACACCAGTCCCCAGAGCCTGCCGAGATACCTTAACCTCACCCCAGGGCGGAAAACTACCGCCTCGACCCCCCATCGGTTTACTGGGTTCTCCTGTTGAATCACCTCGCGCCCTTCTGGAGTACCTTTTACCAGCTTTCCGTGCTGTGCGGATCTCGCCTCCATCTGCACAGCTTTCCCGCTGCGTGACTCAGAGCATGTGTTGCCAtttcctctccttttctcgttctctcttcGTAGCTCTTTTTCTTGTCCAAGTGCGACCTCCAGCTGCCTgttcttcctcttcaccCCGTGTCTGCCCTTTCTTTGTGCGTCGCCTGCTACACTGTGCTGCTCGGTCTCTGTTttgcctcgctgtctcttcgcgcctACCTTCGGAGgccagacgcgcgagctcctcgtAGCAGGCGCCCTGGGCCTGAGCgtcaggcgacgccgcgcgggggaCCAGCGGCGGATGCGTGGGTGGgtgcggcgaagagggacaaaagacgggcgaggcgcagcccgGCGCTAGCGAGGAAAACTCAACGCGGTCATCCCCCGCGGcacccgccgccgagggcccGCCGCGTGCCCTGCGCGGCATGCACTCGACGAGCTGAAAAGACACAGCCGCATAAAGAAAGACGCTCAACACAGAGCCGCCTAACCAAATGCGTCGAGCGTCGGCGCACAGGAATCCACGTGGACCTCAGCGCCATATACAGTCCTGCCCGATCGCCCAGAGTGGGCGAGCGCAGGGAGCGCGGAACTTTCTCGGGGCCACTTGCAGCGGCGTGTTCTGCTTCCTTACCAGGACATGCCAGGTGATGTGCTGTCGGGGCTTGCCGAGAGCGCCgggctcttcctcctcttcgcgatAGACATGCAGAGCCGCGCCGTCGTTCTGCGCAGTCTCGCAGTAGttcgaggcagagaagagcgTGAGGCACCGCCCACCCAAGTCGTAGCAGTATCCCGGCGCCACGCACTCGTGACCGCGCACTAGGAGCGCCAGCCGATTCCGATCCAAAAAGGACTCAATGAACGCCGCAGAGCTCCTGAGAACGAGCGCAGACCGCAGCCGAAGCAATTCGACGTCTGCGCCAGAAAGCCACGTCCCGCGAAAACGGCGATGGAAACTCGCAGGATGCAGACAGCGGCCCCTGAACGGACCGGAAATACGTGTGTGAGCTGCGCAATGCAAGCTGCAGAGGAATCCGCACCCTCTTCGCATGGGAGAATGAAGTCAAATCCCACCCCTGAGCAAAAGGCTTAGAGAGCCACGTGCAGCACACCACGAAACGAAGGGACTTACCGAACGACGTGCCCGCCTCTCGGAGAGGCCGGACCAACGGCGTCTTCACCTCGCTCGGCCGGGCGCTCAGGATCGCTCCAGAGGCAGTCCATGACGCGGTTCGCTGCGACGTTTTCAAGGTCCCTCGCAGACAAGGACTGACCTGAAGAGGAAATTCGCAGAATTTGAAAAAAAAAGGTTCCGCGGGGCGCCTCGCCACCAAGTCACCTCCAGAGACCACCGATATTTGAGCAATCGGATCAAAGAACAAGAGAGACTACGGAGGGACACGGCTTCGAGGGTTAGAATGAATCAATCGCACTGAGGCCGGCAGCGAGCCTCAAAGCCAGATTGAACGACTACGACAGCACAAGCGACCCATCCCTAACGCGACGATGATATGTAGTTTCGAAAATTGAAAAGCGTTACATATCAGGGGAGATTCGCGcactctctctgtctgccaTTAAGAGACGCACCGAGGTTCAGGGCCGACACGTGCAGAGGTCTTTCAATGGAGCGGAGGTCGTTGATGCTTTCAATCGAGTCCCCCAAACAGCCGTGGAGGCAAAACAGGCCCGCGGTGGggacgaaggcagcgagcggcagcaggTCGAAGACGTCGTTTGACTTCTCCCACAGCATTTCGCTCGCTTCTCCTGCGCGGCAGGAAGGCGGGAAACACACAAAAATAACACCTCAGTCTTGGCTACGGCAATCGGTTGAGTCCTAGGTAGATGCATAAGCGgtgaagcagagagaaaatGCGCGCTGACACACACAGGAAGAACGCCGTTAGGTGCGCGGGGTGAGACCCGGGAGTCTACAGATGCATATCAGAAGCGAATAGGGGGCTGCCGTCGACGGAGACACACAGCGGAGGACGCACACAAGCCACTGAACGGCGCagggaagaaagagaagtcAAGAAGCTGCCCTTCCTACCTAATTTTCGCTGAAGCTCCTCGAAGAAACCGTAGTCGCGGTTCATCTGTCGGTCTTCGTGGTTGCCGCGCAGCAGGAACACTCGGTTCGGGTactgaggggggggggggcaacACGACGAAAAAACGTTAAAAATTCAAGCGTCAACGCACAGACCCTCGCAAAGCAGCCAAATCCACTCCGAATATTTTTCGCATGCATCTATACAAATAAATGCAGACAAGCATGCAAATATTTATGAatgcatgtgcatatatgcatacatgtacGCGTGCCTCACTGTCTAGGGCTTTGTGGAagtcgcgtgcgtctctaGAGAAATTGAACAgaaacatacatatatagagaCAGATATACAAGCAAACGCACAGAAAAAAGCACTTCAAGGTGCACAGACGCCCGCATTCATTTTTGGAAGGCCATACACCCAGCAGTTCACCCTCCAGTCCTCGAGGCCCGTCGCTGCGGAGACCGGAGTTCCAAGCGTGGTTGTCCGTgtctcgcgctgccttcttcgATATCCACAGACTCACCAAGACTTTCAGCGAGAAGAGCAACAAAAGCACGTCCAAGCTGCAGTGTCCGCGGTCGACGTAATCGCCTGAAAAGCGAACACACTCCGAGGCGCGACACGATGAAGAAAGTCTCATAGGCAGCCAGTGAAAACTGAGAGGTCTAGACGGGACTCTAGCTCCAAACGGGAAGGAATGGGGAGACTGATGCGCCAAGCGACGTCGAGCAGACTCAATCTCGAGATCTGTGTAAAAGTgtgcgcacgcatgcagagagaggaattGGCGGGCATGGGTAAATTCACGAATGTGGTATTCGTCAGGAAGGCAGGAGGACGCaccgaggaagaggaagtcCTCCATTTGTTGAGTGATTTTGTCGATGTCACCGGGCCATCCGAATGAACCGAAGAACTCGAGCAGGTCTGCCAGGTGTCCGTGGATGTCTCCGAAGATCTTCGAAGGCAAATTCACCTGAGGGACGAGCGAGGAAAACAGACACATGAAATCAAGCGCCGACGCTCGAGAAAGATCTACCAGGAAGAAAGAGGACTCAGGAAACCGGATATCTTTCCAGCCCAGACATGAACATGAGacctctcgcgctgcctcgccgtaGCTGCGTGCATTCCCCTCAGATTCTGGGATAACCCTCAATCCAGTTCTTTTGAAGAAAGAGATCGAGACAAAAGCGCGAATGGACGGGGCCCTCATAAGCACTGAGCCCGCAGAtactccccccccccctccccccgcacGGGCCGTTGTCCCTCGCCGTCTCACCTCAATGACAGTCTCCTCGGCTGCGAAGAGcacgctgcaggcgtcgaAGAGAGCAACCATGTCctccagcgcgagcggcaTGCCGAGGAAGGAGGCTACGCCTGGGGCCCCGAGGGGGCTCGCCGCATCTGCCGCGAGAAACGCAGCGAGTcgcgcgtcgagctcctGACGAGAGGAGAACGGGAGCGCGGCCTTTGCGTGCTGCACCACGCGGCAGGCGATCGCGCTCACGTGCGGTGACAGGCTTGGATAtgacgccttcttcgcgacCTAAACGCAGAAAACCAAGCAACCGGAGACGCGACGGCTTCgtggacgcagagggcgccccAAGCAGACGAACTGAGCGAAGCGACGAGGCTATGTGGTGGCGTGTGCGCGCGTGAACCCGAAGCTGGGTAGGCGACATAtaccgaggagacgcggagcccGCTGGGAGCCAGGAGAAGCAAGCGGCGAACCTAGACGGTCTCCTCGCCATCGCGCTGCTTACCTGCTTCTCGGGCGTCGTGACGGGGCGAATTGACTTCCCGGGGACTGACGgtccgacgccgcaggccgaTGCAAAAAGACGGTCCCCGGCAGACGGCTGGAGCCCAGCCGTCGACTGAAACGGCGAAGGCAGTCCGGTCATGGGTGTGAAAGCTGTCTCGGGCTGCTTGAGACCGGATGCCGCCAggtttccttctccgcgccctccgggTTGGGCttcagccgcggaggcgaagggcgaagCCCGACCCGTCAGCGTCAAGGAGACACCTGCAtccggcgccttctctgggCCCTGGGGGGTCGTGCCCCCTacaggcgcgagggcgacgaggggcCCGACCTGGTTGGCGGGCGGCTGAGAGATGGATTTCCCCGCCAggaccgcagacgccgcggcggcggagacaaccgcggcagccgccgccacggCCGCAGTCGCAGCGTCTTGGGCTCCAGGTGGGAgctccgcggacgcgtcggCTGCCCGGTCTCCGGGGCCCGTGGGGAGGGCAAGCGAGTGCTTGTGCGAGGCGGCGTGGTAGATGCCCCTCTTtatttcctcttcttctttgaTCAGCATCGGCAGAGAGACTTGGCATCGAAGGAGTCGGTGAGTGGCGTTGAAGACGCCGGTCCTCACGCAGTGCAGGAAGGCCGAGTAGCCAAACCGAGGGAAGCGCGTGAGCAGCACCTGTGCCTCTTtctgcgcgcagcagcgagcgatCAGCGAGGCAACCACAATGGCACCACAAAAAAAATTCTGCGGCAAAAAGTGAGGTTTTTGAGCGCTTCTTTTCAGCAGTGAAATGCCTCCGAGTTCAGCACGCAACTCGCGCCTCAAGAGAGCAACACCACGAAAAATAGTTCGTGAGACGAAGTCGCGTCTAGCTCGCGGAAGCCATCCCGTGCGACGTCGTGTGTTTAGAACAGCCCGGAAAACAATTTTGGCAAGCCTTGTAGCTGTCGGTATATATTCTactcgcctcgctgcagttCACGTATCTACAGGGGTACGCATCTAGGATCTCTATGCACGCGTGGCTCATTAGTCGTTTAGGATGACGCAGCGTGCATCCACATCTGCGCCTACACTCCCACATCTATGGTGAAGTTTTATTCTTAAACGCCTCTGCAGATCGGCTGCGGCGTACCTTGACGAGC is a genomic window of Besnoitia besnoiti strain Bb-Ger1 chromosome IV, whole genome shotgun sequence containing:
- a CDS encoding hypothetical protein (encoded by transcript BESB_052660); translation: MALLFGVDVQHLSLLVSLASLALTFWYYTNMVLLTQHLQEANTMNVIYADYSSPKTLAALEYIEDFIERYGIDEYPFAFLQQRKQGSEEGRQLDRARRHLTQWFSRVEYFYHFGYLKREALRKFPGAERAKYFLDRVEPLEFVSRKTTRRKHAGVFDFLRALYHLKKHTLRPAFVEKVSQLLDAEELRRGDHAGSRPGEAAAAEPRAAAGAAEARGEGKSDEGQDAVRGEAGASEAGGGPDRAAESPQAEAVKGDTGDAGGAVAAEAEAKAAEQRRAEGLGLLSGEGTSAFENSTPRRRFNAYAMESTGAEGEEDEEDDDDSEPEARGDTAEEDDEESAEDLKGEAEEGTKVKPKDAKDDRGGRAGAESQKASERAPGGAPDGTDQRGEEL